In the genome of Candidatus Tectomicrobia bacterium, the window TCCACCTCCCGGCCCTCGAGCTCGCGGTGGAGCCTCTCGGCCGCCTCCCGGGAGGGGGCGTCGGCGGCGTTCACCGGGATGATGTCCACCTGGTAGGGCGCCAGGGGGACGGGCCAGATGATGCCGTCCGCGTCGTGGTTCTGCTCGATGGCCGCCGCCACCGTGCGCCCGATGCCGATGCCGTAGCAGCCCATGACGATGGTGCGGGTCTCGCCCTTCTCGTCGAGGTAGGTGGCGTCCAGCGCCGAGGAATACTTGGTGCCCAGCTTGAAGACGTGGCCCACCTCGATGCCCCGCCGCACGGAGAGGGGCTTACCGCACCTCGGGCAGGGGTCTCCCTCCCGGGCCAGGATGAGGTCGGCGAACGAGTCCGCCTTGAAATCGCGGCCTTCCTGGACCCCGACGTAGTGATAATCCGTCTCGTTCGCCCCGACGACGAGGCCTCCCCTTCCCTTCAGCGAGGGATCGGCGAGGATGTGCGCGCCGTCCAGGCCGACCGGCCCGGCGAAGCCCACGTCCGCCCGGGAGAGTTTCCGCACCGTCTCCGCGTCCGCCATGACGAGGTCCGTGGCCCCTAGGGCGTTCTTGAGCTTGACCTCGTTCAACTCCCGGTTTCCCGGGACGAGGGCGGCCACCGGCTTCCCGTCGGCCAGATAGAGGAGCGTCTTGGCCAGCCGGTGGGGGGGCTGGCCCAGGAGGGCGGAGACCTCCTCGATGGTGCGGGCGCCCGGGGTGTGGACTTTTTCGAGCTTGGCCGGGGCACCGTCCGGCAGGGTGAGCCGCACGGGGGTCTTCTCGGCGTTCGCCGCGTACTCGCAGGCAGGGCAGACATGGATGGCCTCCTCGCCCGTGTCGGCCATGACCATGAACTCGTGCGAGAAGCTCCCACCGATGGCCCCGGAGTCCGCCTCGACCACTCCGAACTGGAGGCCGCAGCGCCGGAAGATGCGCTTGTAGGCCTCGACCATGGCGCGGTAGCTCTCCTCCGCCCCGGCCTCGTCCCGGTCGAAGCTGTAGCCGTCCTTCATGGTGAACTCCCGGCCGCGCATGACGCCGAAGCGGGGCCGGATCTCGTCCCGGAACTTGGTCTGGATCTGGTAGAGGTTGAGCGGGAGGTCGCGGTAGCTGCGCACCTCGCGGGCCACGAGATCGGTGATCACCTCCTCGTGGGTGGGACCCAGGCAGAAG includes:
- a CDS encoding proline--tRNA ligase, which encodes MRFTRGFFPTLKEAPAEAEVVSHRLMVRAAMIRRLAGGVYTLLPLGLKAQRKVEQICREELNRAGAQEVLLPALNPAELWQRTGRWDIYGKELIRLKDRHGRDFCLGPTHEEVITDLVAREVRSYRDLPLNLYQIQTKFRDEIRPRFGVMRGREFTMKDGYSFDRDEAGAEESYRAMVEAYKRIFRRCGLQFGVVEADSGAIGGSFSHEFMVMADTGEEAIHVCPACEYAANAEKTPVRLTLPDGAPAKLEKVHTPGARTIEEVSALLGQPPHRLAKTLLYLADGKPVAALVPGNRELNEVKLKNALGATDLVMADAETVRKLSRADVGFAGPVGLDGAHILADPSLKGRGGLVVGANETDYHYVGVQEGRDFKADSFADLILAREGDPCPRCGKPLSVRRGIEVGHVFKLGTKYSSALDATYLDEKGETRTIVMGCYGIGIGRTVAAAIEQNHDADGIIWPVPLAPYQVDIIPVNAADAPSREAAERLHRELEGREVDAVLDDRDERAGVKFKDADLIGFPYKLVIGPKGLKEGKAEVKSRRTGETEMVPLEGAAEALSERLRKEKSAS